The DNA window GAGTCCAATCAGCATATCTTGAGTCGGTACAGAAATGGGATCTCCAATAGCTGGAGATAAGAGATTCATATGAGAAAACATAAGTAAACGAGCCTCTGCTTGAGCTTCTAAAGATAAAGGCACATGAACAGCCATTTGATCCCCATCAAAGTCTGCATTGAACCCCTTACAAACTAATGGATGTAAACAAATAGTGCGTCCTTCCACTAAAATGGGTTGGAATGACTGTATGCCTAATCTATGTAGAGTAGGTGCTCTATTCAGTAATACGGGATGCCCCTGCATAACTTCTTGAAGGATTTCCCAGACAATCGGCTTTTTTTCACGAATTTGACTCTTAGCAACTCCTATGTTCGAAGCCAGATGTTGTCTAATTAGACCACGAATTACAAATGTCTGGAAGAGCTCTATTGCTATTTCGCGAGGCAATCCACAGCGATGTAATGAAAGTGAGGGTCCAACGACAATCACCGAACGCCCCGAATAATCGACCCGTTTGCCAAGCAGAGTCTCGCGAAATCTTCCCTCTTTTCCTTCAATTACATCTGAAAATGACTTGTAAACCTTATTATGACCATCCCTCATGGGTTGTCCACGGATTCCATTATCAAGAAGTGTATCCACGGCTTCTTGTACCAATTTTTCCTGACACATTACTAATTCCCCTGGTGTAGATCTACTTGTTGTTAATAGATCAGTAAGAGTATTGTTCCGATAGATAACTCTTCTATAGAGTTCATTAATATCTGAACTCATCAGTTTACCCCCTTCTATCTGAATGATGGGTCTCAACTCGGGAGGCAGAACCGGTAAGAGACATAAAATCATCCATTCCGGTTCTATATTTGTTCGAATAAAATGCTTAGCTAATTCCATACGTCTAACTAAAAAATCTTTTCTTCTTACAATTTTTCGATCTTCCCATTCATTCCCCGTGGGACCTTCTTCTCCTAATTGTTTCCATTCTACCAACGAATTTTCTATAATAATTCGCAAATCTAAATCGGCTAATTGTTCTCGGATAGCACCCGCCCCAGTAGAAATTTCTCGATTTCTAAATATATCGAAACCTTGAGTAGTAAAAAAAAGTGGGATGCTGTATTTCCAGGATTGAATTTcatattcaaatgaacctcgTAATCGTAAGAAAGTAGGTTTTTTCGTTATGGGCCTAGCAAAAGAAAAATTGGGATAGGGTCCACTATATGATCTCCCCCCCTCAAAACCGGACATGAAAGTTTCCTCTCATCCGGCTCAAGTAGTTATATCAAATAAAGATAAAGAAAGGGGTCGCACTTTccaattgtattttataaaatcaagtgAAAACCCAAAAAGAATCTACGCCTTACTCAAGTTCTCAGTGCAAACCAACCACCATTTCATTGATTCAATTAATTCTTCTTTGATTTCTATTTAGATTCTTTAGTGAATTCAAAATTACGAcagaaaaaaatgtcaaattctTGAGTAGTCTACTTCCCTTCGAATGCCGGAATACTTTTTACCTTAAGTGAAAGGAATGCCTTAGAATTCATACGGGATTTATTTGTCTATGTATTGTTCCATTCGATCTTTTAGGTCCTGCGTTACCTCGATGGTTATGCCACAATATTCTTAAAGCTTATATGCGATGTATAGACTTCTCCAACCATGACATATTTGTTTACTTCAATATAAAAAACCAAATTTCTTTTCGTTTAGAAAGATAAGGGAATGCTTAATTCGACAAAAAAAAGGTCTTCTTTTCACGAGGTACGACTATCAATTTGaagtactttttttttactgaatcgACCATAGACCAATCGCCCTTGTTATTTGGGAGTATTGAATACACCCACAAGTCTGAGCTTCATGTTACTCTTTTCAAGAGACATGTCAGATCGAGGGCATCCCAAATTGATTGAAGGGGATGAGAGTTTatcattcttaaaaataaaaatttcgatCAAATCACACATCGCAGTATACTAGACCTTCTAATTCTTTAAGAGGTTTATCTAAAAGATTCGCAATATAACTAGGAAGACGTTTCAAATACCATACATGAGTTACAGGACATGTCAGTTTTATGTATCCCATTTGATATCTTCGTATCCGAGAATCAACAAATTCAACTCCACATTGTTCACAAAATTGCGAGTCTTCTTTTTCATCTCCGATCACTCGATAATTTCCACAAGCGCAAATTCCACTCTTTATAGGCCCAAAAATCCTTTCACAAAATAATCCATCTTTTTCCGGTTTATTGGTTTTGTAATGAAAAGTATAGGGTTTTGTCACCTCTCCAACTATCTCTCCATTAGGTATTTTTTTAGTGGCCCAAGCACTTATTTGCTGAGGAGAAACTAATCCAATTCGGAGTTGTTGATGTTTATACCGATCGATCATATAAGAAATTTTGTGATTCATTCCGATTAAACTTCCTTCCTATTAATCTGGAAATTCTTCTCAGATACAAGGAAATGATTCAGTTCCAGAGCCAAAGATCGTAGTTCTCGAACAAGTAATCGAAAAGATTCTGGAGCATCTTCTGGTTTAGGTATTGTTCCTCCAATGATAGTGGTACCAAGTACTTCTTGGCGAGCTCTAATATGATCAGATTTATAAGTAAGCATCTCTTGTAGGATCCCCACCTACACAAGAAAATTGTTGATAAAactccaaaatagcattttcttttgacccaattttttttttctccttatcGGTTAAGAAAGATAAGAAAATTTCAGGGTAGCAAACATTCTCTAGAATTTCTCTTAGATTCGAACCCATAGCTGATGATAGAACTAGAATAGATATTTTCTGTTTCCTACTCACACGAGCCCATATTCTTGCTTTTTTATCAATCTCTAATTCTAGCCTGCCCCCCCAATCTGATATTATGGTGCC is part of the Brassica napus cultivar Da-Ae unplaced genomic scaffold, Da-Ae ScsIHWf_2991;HRSCAF=3778, whole genome shotgun sequence genome and encodes:
- the LOC125602803 gene encoding DNA-directed RNA polymerase subunit beta' isoform X1 gives rise to the protein MNHKISYMIDRYKHQQLRIGLVSPQQISAWATKKIPNGEIVGEVTKPYTFHYKTNKPEKDGLFCERIFGPIKSGICACGNYRVIGDEKEDSQFCEQCGVEFVDSRIRRYQMGYIKLTCPVTHVWYLKRLPSYIANLLDKPLKELEGLVYCDFSFARPITKKPTFLRLRGSFEYEIQSWKYSIPLFFTTQGFDIFRNREISTGAGAIREQLADLDLRIIIENSLVEWKQLGEEGPTGNEWEDRKIVRRKDFLVRRMELAKHFIRTNIEPEWMILCLLPVLPPELRPIIQIEGGKLMSSDINELYRRVIYRNNTLTDLLTTSRSTPGELVMCQEKLVQEAVDTLLDNGIRGQPMRDGHNKVYKSFSDVIEGKEGRFRETLLGKRVDYSGRSVIVVGPSLSLHRCGLPREIAIELFQTFVIRGLIRQHLASNIGVAKSQIREKKPIVWEILQEVMQGHPVLLNRAPTLHRLGIQSFQPILVEGRTICLHPLVCKGFNADFDGDQMAVHVPLSLEAQAEARLLMFSHMNLLSPAIGDPISVPTQDMLIGLYVLTSGTRRGICANRYNPCNRKNYQNERIYETNYKYMKEPFFCNSYDAIGAYRQKRINLDSPLWLRWQLDQRVIASKEVPIEVHYESFGNYHEIYAHYLIVRSVKKQTFCIYIRTTVGHISFYREIEEAIQGFSQACSYDT
- the LOC125602803 gene encoding DNA-directed RNA polymerase subunit beta' isoform X2 yields the protein MSGFEGGRSYSGPYPNFSFARPITKKPTFLRLRGSFEYEIQSWKYSIPLFFTTQGFDIFRNREISTGAGAIREQLADLDLRIIIENSLVEWKQLGEEGPTGNEWEDRKIVRRKDFLVRRMELAKHFIRTNIEPEWMILCLLPVLPPELRPIIQIEGGKLMSSDINELYRRVIYRNNTLTDLLTTSRSTPGELVMCQEKLVQEAVDTLLDNGIRGQPMRDGHNKVYKSFSDVIEGKEGRFRETLLGKRVDYSGRSVIVVGPSLSLHRCGLPREIAIELFQTFVIRGLIRQHLASNIGVAKSQIREKKPIVWEILQEVMQGHPVLLNRAPTLHRLGIQSFQPILVEGRTICLHPLVCKGFNADFDGDQMAVHVPLSLEAQAEARLLMFSHMNLLSPAIGDPISVPTQDMLIGLYVLTSGTRRGICANRYNPCNRKNYQNERIYETNYKYMKEPFFCNSYDAIGAYRQKRINLDSPLWLRWQLDQRVIASKEVPIEVHYESFGNYHEIYAHYLIVRSVKKQTFCIYIRTTVGHISFYREIEEAIQGFSQACSYDT